The Polypterus senegalus isolate Bchr_013 chromosome 7, ASM1683550v1, whole genome shotgun sequence genome segment TGACATTTTAGGTATTACCTTCCCATTTTATACGGTTTTGTTCGGTGAGTACAcgttcattttcaaataagtttGCACGAGTCTCTTAGTCGTTCGCAGTCAGTTTAGCAATGGGGGTAAGGCAGTTGTAAATGATTTCTGGATTGGCCAGCGAGGGGGCTGAACGCAGTAGACGGTGCAGCGGATAAAACCGTAGGAAGCAAACAGCTTGGCGATCTCTGTAAAATGTGTGGATAATCCAAAGAAGCGTTTAAGTGGGCATTCTGCCCGGACGAGTTGTGCGAGCTGCCTATGATGCTCTCGATTGTGAAGGAGCATTTGGTCGGTGCGCCGGCCGGTTTCAGCCCAGGGGTGGGCATTATGTTAAGTCCTTTGTGGTCGGGGACCTTTCTGTTAAGCTCCTGATAACTCAAATGCTGAGCCAAATGAGGAAACATCACTTGATCTTGCACTGGCACATAACGTAGCACATTATGCTGAACCGTTGCTTGCGGCGCCTGTTGCCCACATGACCGGCCGAAAGAGCGGTAACAAGTTAAATTTGGGTAAAATGTCAGGCCTTCTTTGACGAACTCGGGCTGATGGCGCTTGAATCTTTTCCTCCGCCGTAAAAAGCTTCCATTGTCAAACATGTCTTCCGACGCAGGGTCAAGGGACCAGTAGTTACCTTTGCCCGGGTTCCCAGGTTCCCTCGGGATCTTCACAAAACAGTCATTCAGCGACAGATTGTGTCTGATCGAGTTTTGCCAGGCCGGAAACTTTTCCTTGTAGTAAGGAAATTTACTGCTTATGAAGTCACAAATGCCACTCAGGGTGAGTTTCTTTTGCGGGCTCTGTAAAATGGCCATAGTGATTAAAGCAATGTATGAATAGGGCGGCTTCACCAGGTTAACAGGTCTGCAGCCAGTCTTTGCTTCGGGTGTGAAACCACCCTCACTTTCCCCAGAAGAGTCGGCCTCGGATATTTCCAAAGATGTGCCTTCCTCGCCGGTGACTCTGAGAGCAGAGTAGGGATCTCCTCCAAGGGAACACTCATCATCACCCACGATATCGATTTCCTCTTCTTCTAAAGCAACGCATAGCTGTTGTTTGGGAACTATGCAGTTCTTTGAGAGAGTCATAGCGATGACAATATTGATAAAGACCGGTAAACCTCAAACTATCACACCTCGTGAGTGATTATATATCAAGTCCTTAAGCTCGGCAAAACGCATCAGTCAATCTGTTGTGTGACTGACACAGGCACATTATACCGATTGTCCACATACTCTGGTTTTTATGCAGGGGTGGGTCTTTAGTTCCTGCCTCCTGAGAAGATGTCCCGACCTATCAGATTATCCAATCGAAATGAATGGTCAATGAGTGCTATCAGTGGTGTCTACGAGCGGCGGACACCAAGGGGCAAAGGAACGTCAACTTTTCAAGTGCATAAAATCAGCAATTTTAAAACTCAACACAACAAAATAGTAAAGCTTAAAACCCAAAATATTTGCCCGTTTATAATAAAACATGCTTTAAAATTAGCCAATTTCTGAATTGCCACTGTTATGGGACAAACACGCCCCTTTCTGAATCTTTTTTATTCAATCATTAATTCGCTGGAAGTGCATCAGCTGTAAGGGGTTCAGTCGTCTACACTTAAAACTCACACACCGAGAAAACTGCGGGTCAGCACTCAACATGTGCGATGTATATAAAAGCACGCGGAGAAAAGCCCACGTTTGCATTCGGAGAATGCAGAATACATTGACCATGCCTGGACTATGATTTCAATCCTGGAATATTTCACAATTATGTAAACGTTGTTTG includes the following:
- the foxd5 gene encoding forkhead box protein D5, producing MTLSKNCIVPKQQLCVALEEEEIDIVGDDECSLGGDPYSALRVTGEEGTSLEISEADSSGESEGGFTPEAKTGCRPVNLVKPPYSYIALITMAILQSPQKKLTLSGICDFISSKFPYYKEKFPAWQNSIRHNLSLNDCFVKIPREPGNPGKGNYWSLDPASEDMFDNGSFLRRRKRFKRHQPEFVKEGLTFYPNLTCYRSFGRSCGQQAPQATVQHNVLRYVPVQDQVMFPHLAQHLSYQELNRKVPDHKGLNIMPTPGLKPAGAPTKCSFTIESIIGSSHNSSGQNAHLNASLDYPHILQRSPSCLLPTVLSAAPSTAFSPLAGQSRNHLQLPYPHC